In Mycobacteriales bacterium, the following are encoded in one genomic region:
- the folP gene encoding dihydropteroate synthase — protein sequence MAIVNRTPDSFFDKGATFALGAAVEAASRAVAAGAGIVDIGGVKAGQGAEVGVAEEIARVVDVVAAVRAAHPDVVISVDTWRASVASACIEAGADLINDAWEGPDPELPAVVAAAGVGLVCTHAGHLPPRTDPHRAAYADVVADVVATLTAMAERAVAAGVRPDAVIIDPGHDFGKNTRHSLLVTRRLDELVATGWPVLVALSRKDFVGETLDLPVDERLTGTLATTAVSAWLGARIFRAHDVVATKQCLDMVATIKGDREPALNRRGLA from the coding sequence CACGCCGGACTCCTTCTTCGACAAGGGAGCGACGTTCGCGCTCGGGGCCGCCGTCGAGGCGGCGTCACGGGCGGTCGCCGCCGGCGCGGGCATCGTGGACATCGGCGGGGTGAAGGCCGGCCAGGGCGCGGAGGTCGGCGTTGCCGAGGAGATCGCCCGGGTCGTCGACGTCGTCGCCGCGGTGCGGGCCGCCCACCCCGACGTCGTGATCAGCGTCGACACCTGGCGGGCGTCGGTGGCCTCGGCCTGCATCGAGGCCGGCGCCGACCTGATCAACGACGCGTGGGAAGGTCCCGACCCGGAGCTGCCGGCGGTCGTGGCCGCCGCGGGCGTCGGACTGGTCTGCACGCACGCCGGGCACCTGCCGCCGCGGACCGACCCACATCGCGCGGCGTACGCCGACGTCGTCGCCGACGTGGTCGCGACGCTGACCGCGATGGCCGAGCGGGCGGTGGCAGCGGGGGTCCGGCCGGACGCGGTGATCATCGACCCGGGTCACGACTTCGGGAAGAACACCCGCCACTCGCTGCTCGTGACACGTCGCCTCGACGAGCTGGTGGCGACCGGCTGGCCGGTGTTGGTCGCGCTGTCGCGCAAGGACTTCGTGGGCGAGACGCTCGACCTGCCGGTCGATGAGCGGCTGACCGGCACGCTCGCGACCACCGCGGTGAGCGCGTGGCTCGGGGCGCGGATCTTCCGGGCCCACGACGTGGTGGCCACCAAGCAGTGTCTCGACATGGTCGCGACCATCAAGGGCGACCGGGAGC